CACCACCTGGCATCCAAAATCCTTCCGGATGGCGATGATTATAAATCCGGCCGAGCGGATCAACAACTTTATTCTTGGTCACGCCTTTTATTACAAGGGTTGTACCGATCGTCGTGTTCCAGTCGCCGAGATGTATCGCCCCTGAAGCGATTTGAGAAGCACAACCGTCTGTCATGCCGGCAACAATCATAATCGTTTTTGGCAGGCCTGTTATCTCGGCTACTTCTGGTAAAATCCGGCCTATCGGTGTTCCAGACGGATAAACGTTAGGAAACCAGCTCCTCGGTAGGGACAGTTTTTGAAACAAATAATCAGGCCAGCACAAGTTTGTAAGATCATAGCCGGTTTTAAGCGCATTGGTATAGTCCGTTACACCCCATACGCCACTTAACTTTCCCGTTATAAAATCGGTGGCATGAGCCCACCTATCAATTTTTTCATATTTTTCAGGATAATTATTTATAAACCATAGAATCTTCGGCAACCCGCTCGAAGAGTTAAAATCTTTGTATCCTTCCCCGTTGTCTTGGGAAGCTGCCTCTCGACAAACCTCGGCTTCCGTGCTGGAACGTTTGTCACTGTACATTATCGCGCCATGAAGTGGTTGATTATTACTGTCTAATGGAATCATCGTACCAGACGTTGACGTTACGGAAAGAGCTTGGATGGCATCAAGTTTCCCGACTGATCGGAGCTGGTGTGCCAGATCTCCCATCACACGCAATAGGACGTCCCACCATTTTTCAGGAGACTGTTCCTGTCTCGCTCGCTCATCCAGTTCGAATGTCTCTTCTCGTGAGCCCACAAGATTTCCGGACTGGTCAATTGCTACAACCCGAATTCCCTGTGTTCCGATATCTGCTCCCAAAAAAATTGGCGAGCTGTTCACTGGATCTAACCTCCCCTTAGATGAGGCGTTTTCAGCCTGGAAGGGATCGAAACAAACCAACCCCTAACGGGCTTTTTCATGCCGCAGAAGCCAAAGGCGTTCTGACGTGACAACTGTGTTTGTTCGGCAAAACAAAAAAGAATGGCTAGCCATTCTGGAGCACTCCATTACTTCAAGCTTTATCTACCGGTTTTGGTCTGCGAAAGTCGAGTTTTTAAGTACAGCGTGATGATGAGTGACCCAAGACTGATTAATAAATGATCAAAGTACATTCCTAAGATTAATGTCACAAGTGCTGTCATAACCAAGGCAATTTGTAACCGCTTGTCCATGCCTTACTCCTCCATGTTATAACTGAAGGAGTGAGCATGATTGGTGCGCTTAACAGTACCTGTCAATTCAAACAACTTTGCTTGAATATTCACGTATGCGTTGTATTCAATTCTCTCTAACATGTCGTACGCCTTGCGAAGGGTCTTATCGATGACTAGGATCCCATGCTCACGTAGTAAGGTGGCTACAGGGATGTCACCTGCTCGACTTTTTAGATAGGCATATACACGATCTGCTAACTCTTTACTGGTAGCCGGAGCAAACTCAAGCGTTCGTATCTCTCCAAGCTTCCGGGTGGCTTCGCACATATGAGGCATCTCGATCCCTAAAGAGGCGAACACCATGGATTCCTTTGGATGAGCGTGTATGACTGCACCTGCGTCTGGCATGGCATCATAGGCTGCCATATGCATATTAAATTCACGGGTCAGTTGTCCGTCTCCCTCTAAAATGTTCCCATTCGAATCCACAACCAGGATTTCTTCCGGTTTCAAACGGCAAAATTTTTGTTGCGACATGAGGGAAGGCGTCATGATAAATCTTGAATCGCTCATCTTTACACTTATGTTGCCCCCGGCCGCATTGGTCAACAATCGATCGAACATCATCCTTGCGACTTCGCACACGTCTTTACGCTCTTCAAAGTACAACACACGCTCTCCCTCCTCATAATCCGAACTTGTTTTTCAAGTTGTCTCGTCTGTTCCAACGAAAAAGATGAGCTGGATGTATGAGTGGCTTTAGAGGCACTCAATGCTGTCGCAAAACAAAGGGCCTCTTCGAGATCCGCTTTCCTGCTCAACATCGCAACGATGCCCCCTACAAAGACATCTCCACAACCGGTATCATTTCTTGCTTCGATGGATGGAGCGATTACTTGAAAAACTTCCCCGTTGTGACCCACCAGACTGCCTCTTTCTCCAAGAGAAACGATGACATACTTGATTCCCTCAGCCATCAATTGTTCTATTTCACCCGTGTATTCCTCCACGGTGCTCAGCGTTCTACCTACCATTTGCTGAAATTCGTATTCATTTGGCTTGATCAGATACGGCCGCAACTGAATGGCTGTTTCCAGATACGGTCCACTCGTATCTACCACCAATCGACCACCGTTTTCCTTCACACACTGAAGTAATTCACGATAATCATCCGGAGAAAAACCTTCAGGGGGACTTCCAGCAAACACTACCCAGTCCCCCGGCTGAACTTGCTGGCTCAGTTTTTGATGCAGCCGTTGGATCGATTCTATAGTAGGTTGAAACCCCGGTTCCGTAATCATCAAGCTTCCTTCACCCGTACTGTCCAACAGCACCAAG
Above is a window of Polycladomyces subterraneus DNA encoding:
- a CDS encoding FGGY-family carbohydrate kinase; protein product: MNSSPIFLGADIGTQGIRVVAIDQSGNLVGSREETFELDERARQEQSPEKWWDVLLRVMGDLAHQLRSVGKLDAIQALSVTSTSGTMIPLDSNNQPLHGAIMYSDKRSSTEAEVCREAASQDNGEGYKDFNSSSGLPKILWFINNYPEKYEKIDRWAHATDFITGKLSGVWGVTDYTNALKTGYDLTNLCWPDYLFQKLSLPRSWFPNVYPSGTPIGRILPEVAEITGLPKTIMIVAGMTDGCASQIASGAIHLGDWNTTIGTTLVIKGVTKNKVVDPLGRIYNHRHPEGFWMPGGASNTGADWVTKEFGNADLEALNKQADGIIPTSFMAYPLHQEGERFPFIAPQARGFEPQGLSKEEAFAAKMEGVAYLERYAYEIMEGLSGEQVRAVFTAGGASNSDIWLTIRSSVLNKPIYKMRHTMGAVGAAILAASQNYFSSISEAGKALTVCEKQVEPSKQLISQYDENYHRFIEILQDKGYLSKEGNVVG
- a CDS encoding class II aldolase/adducin family protein — its product is MLYFEERKDVCEVARMMFDRLLTNAAGGNISVKMSDSRFIMTPSLMSQQKFCRLKPEEILVVDSNGNILEGDGQLTREFNMHMAAYDAMPDAGAVIHAHPKESMVFASLGIEMPHMCEATRKLGEIRTLEFAPATSKELADRVYAYLKSRAGDIPVATLLREHGILVIDKTLRKAYDMLERIEYNAYVNIQAKLFELTGTVKRTNHAHSFSYNMEE
- a CDS encoding 1-phosphofructokinase family hexose kinase produces the protein MIYTVTLNTALDRILHIKGKIERKKNNRVCGIQYDIGGKGTHVSLVLSALKIPNIATGFVGKNKKDQFIQLLERKGVNCDFVVQNNATVRETLVLLDSTGEGSLMITEPGFQPTIESIQRLHQKLSQQVQPGDWVVFAGSPPEGFSPDDYRELLQCVKENGGRLVVDTSGPYLETAIQLRPYLIKPNEYEFQQMVGRTLSTVEEYTGEIEQLMAEGIKYVIVSLGERGSLVGHNGEVFQVIAPSIEARNDTGCGDVFVGGIVAMLSRKADLEEALCFATALSASKATHTSSSSFSLEQTRQLEKQVRIMRRESVCCTLKSVKTCAKSQG